In Amaranthus tricolor cultivar Red isolate AtriRed21 chromosome 3, ASM2621246v1, whole genome shotgun sequence, a single window of DNA contains:
- the LOC130808644 gene encoding uncharacterized protein LOC130808644 encodes MIRLWVSSLQLVELFVSSWVHLLYGFYIFSTAVAYDLNQALCDYFKPNTNIEVKEMVPNTQESSSFDDLPPIVLVHGIFGFGQGRLGGLSYFAGAEKKDERVLVPDLGSLTSIYDRARELFYYLKGGQVDYGEEHSKACGHSQFGRIYEQGHYPRWDEDHPIHFVGHSAGAQVVRVLQQMLADKAFKGYDTSPNWVLSITSLSGAFNGTTRTYFDGMQPEDGMSMKPICLLQLCRLGVIIYDFFDIPWLKAYYNFGFDHFNMSWRKKGVWGLVDCLLGNTGPFASGDWILPDLTIQGSMRLNSHIKTFPDTYYFSYATKRTRQLFGFTVPSGILGIHPLLFIRVLQMCLWRHPSDVPPPYKGYRDEDWWDNDGALNTISMMYPRIPYEHPHRLVINDSDCRPLQPGIWYYKIVDGDHIMFIVNRERAGVQFDLVYDSIFERCRKHVFRKNPQTLPNHAQSHQNIVT; translated from the exons ATGATAAGATTGTGGGTGAGTTCTTTGCAGTTAGTGGAGCTTTTTGTGAGTTCTTGGGTTCATTTGCTATATGGGTTTTACATATTTAGCACAGCTGTTGCATATGATTTGAATCAAGCTTTGTGTGATTACTTTAAACCAAATACCAATATTGAGGTCAAAGAAATGGTACCTAATACTCAAGAATCATCTTCTTTTGATGATTTACCTCCCATTGTTTTGGTTCATGGAATTTTTGGGTTTGGCCAAGGG AGATTGGGAGGATTATCATATTTTGCTGGGGCAGAGAAGAAAGATGAGAGAGTTCTAGTGCCAGATCTGGGTTCTCTTACCAGCATTTATGATAG GGCAAGGGAATTGTTCTATTACTTGAAAGGGGGTCAAGTAGATTATGGCGAAGAACACAGCAAAGCTTGTGGTCATTCTCAATTTGGAAGAATTTATGAACAAG GGCATTATCCTCGATGGGATGAGGATCATCCAATTCACTTTGTTGGACATTCAGCCGGAGCCCAGGTTGTTAGGGTTTTGCAGCAAATGCTTGCTGATAAG GCATTTAAGGGTTATGATACTTCTCCAAATTGGGTTTTGAGCATCACTTCTTTATCTGGAGCATTTAATGGGACAACAAGAACTTATTTTGATGGGATGCA GCCAGAAGATGGAATGAGCATGAAACCCATATGCTTGCTTCAGCTATGTAGATTGGGAGTTATCATATACGACTTTTTCGACATTCCTTGGCTGAAGGCCTATTACAATTTTGGGTTTGATCACTTCAACATGTCGTGGAGGAAGAAAGGTGTGTGGGGTTTAGTAGACTGCCTCTTGGGGAATACTGGTCCTTTTGCTTCAGGAGACTGGATCCTTCCCGATTTAACAATCCAGGGATCAATGCGACTTAACTCGCACATAAAAACATTCCCGGATACGTATTATTTCAGTTATGCTACTAAGAGAACTCGACAATTATTTGGGTTCACAGTTCCTTCTGGCATACTTGGGATCCACCCCTTGCTGTTTATCAGGGTGTTGCAGATGTGTTTGTGGCGCCACCCTTCAGATGTACCCCCTCCTTACAAAGGCTACAG GGATGAAGACTGGTGGGATAATGACGGAGCCCTGAACACGATATCTATGATGTATCCTCGAATCCCTTACGAACATCCCCATCGTCTGGTCATAAATGATTCTGATTGCCGGCCTTTGCAACCTGGTATCTG GTATTACAAAATTGTAGATGGAGATCATATTATGTTCATAGTGAATCGGGAAAGAGCAGGAGTTCAATTCGATTTGGTATATGATAGCATCTTTGAACGTTGTAGGAAACATGTGTTTAGAAAGAACCCACAAACTCTACCAAATCATGCACAATCACACCAAAATATTGTCACTTAG
- the LOC130808609 gene encoding chromophore lyase CRL, chloroplastic-like, whose product MLITLLDIALLEFADGDSPMLLIVGIVLQRFYMVKPCSKEMKCDVELSTYAIRDMEEYKNFCDRPKDQRPLPEEVIREHAEMLISMKWYGRFKIISMVLEL is encoded by the exons ATGTTGATTACTCTTTTAGATATTGCCTTGTTAGAATTTGCTGATGGTGATTCTCCCATGTTGCTAATTGTGGGCATTGTATTACAGAGGTTTTATATGGTCAAACCTTGTTCCAAGGAGATGAAATGTGATGTGGAG TTAAGTACATATGCTATTAGAGACATGGAAGAGTATAAGAATTTCTGTGATCGACCAAAGGATCAACGTCCACTTCCAGAAGAAGTGATTCGG GAGCATGCTGAAATGTTAATTTCTATGAAGTGGTATGgtagatttaaaattatatctaTGGTATTGGAGCTGTAG
- the LOC130807845 gene encoding tryptophan aminotransferase-related protein 1, translating into MCITEVKQNSNHNNNGDGVVKSNANCNNGTVHDAFISLDRGDPKMYYMYWKNVDDKCSVTIKASDLMSYFADHDEGGVFYQLPEFSKAVHRIHNVVGNAVTKGRYIIGGTGSSQLFTVTLAALASRINSCNQIKNKRRIPVVCAQPYYSCYEEALEEEKSEIYQWRGDANKFNEEGPYIEVVTTPNNPDGRLREAVVKKKGGVVICDLAYYWPQYTPITAPADYDVMLFTLSKATGHAGSRVGWAIVKDKEIALRMIKLMSLVTIGTCHEGQLRATTILDFVSDNYEQHLPNGKLVVEHQEGFFEFSHRVLAERWKRLRAVVNRCGIFKLPDYSPEICTFMNKSTPPNPAYAWMELKTGEDAEKVMNKLKIRTRAGPRFGVSSKYVRVSMMESDETFNQFLERLSTLQD; encoded by the exons ATGTGTATTACAGAAGTTAAGCAGAATtccaatcataataataatggtgaTGGCGTTGTAAAAAGCAATGCTAATTGTAACAATGGTACTGTTCATGATGCTTTCATTAGCCTTGATAG gGGTGACCCGAAGATGTACTACATGTATTGGAAAAATGTGGATGATAAATGTTCAGTGACAATAAAAGCGTCAGACCTAATGAGTTACTTTGCTGATCATGACGAGGGCGGTGTGTTCTACCAGTTGCCTGAATTCAGTAAGGCTGTCCATCGGATTCATAACGTCGTGGGAAACGCCGTGACCAAAGGTCGGTACATCATCGGAGGGACGGGTTCATCTCAGCTGTTTACGGTCACCCTTGCGGCGTTGGCTTCTCGTATcaattcttgtaatcaaattaAGAACAAGCGTCGTATTCCGGTTGTTTGTGCACAACCCTACTACTCG TGCTATGAGGAAGCGTTAGAGGAAGAGAAATCAGAGATATACCAATGGAGAGGAGATGCAAACAAGTTTAATGAGGAAGGGCCATACATAGAGGTGGTGACAACACCAAACAACCCAGATGGTAGGCTCCGCGAGGCGGTGGTGAAAAAGAAAGGTGGGGTTGTGATATGTGACCTTGCTTACTACTGGCCTCAGTACACACCAATAACTGCTCCTGCTGATTATGATGTTATGCTCTTCACCTTATCTAAGGCTACGGGCCATGCTGGTTCTCGTGTCGG GTGGGCAATCGTTAAGGACAAGGAAATAGCACTAAGGATGATAAAACTTATGTCATTAGTCACCATTGGAACTTGTCATGAAGGCCAACTTCGAGCAACAACCATACTTGACTTTGTTTCTGATAACTATGAGCAACACCTTCCCAATGGTAAGCTTGTGGTGGAACACCAGGAAGGGTTCTTTGAGTTCAGCCACCGCGTGTTAGCTGAGCGTTGGAAGAGGCTCAGAGCTGTTGTCAATCGTTGTGGTATCTTCAAGCTACCGGATTACTCTCCTGAGATTTGTACTTTCATGAATAAGTCCACTCCTCCTAATCCTG CATATGCATGGATGGAGCTGAAAACGGGTGAAGATGCAGAAAAGGTGATGAACAAGCTAAAGATTCGAACAAGGGCTGGACCGAGATTTGGAGTCTCATCAAAGTATGTAAGGGTTAGCATGATGGAAAGTGATGAAACCTTCAACCAATTCCTAGAAAGGCTCTCTACTCTTCAGGATTAG